A single genomic interval of Candidatus Bipolaricaulis anaerobius harbors:
- a CDS encoding DUF559 domain-containing protein, whose translation MAQQRGSSPKRRVEQYKHKDKERLNNPPAGLVTPETDPDAGQKKTYAYDPHLDPQLVWAGKAEHTSFEVPTVSLHVHERIDPSTIIEAVLKRNGEQYQPSLFETPEENPPIRQAVEFYKHAHGWSNRLVAGDSLLVMNSLLEKEGMAGKVQMIYIDPPYGIKYGSNFQPFVNNRDVKDGKDEDLTAEPEQIRAFRDTWELGIHSYLTYLRDRLLLARELLTESGSIFVQISDENVHHVRELMDEVFGKDNFVSVITVEKTSGFTEILIPYVTDFLVLYAKDKKTTKYNQLYSSKKIGGEGGVGYTNIESPDGRESRPLTKEEMDDPRRIPKGWRPFFLGSLASQGQSANTTVEFEFNGKNYFPGHDRHWTVSLEGLKRLAEVGRIAERGNGIAYVRYLDDYPVQPIVNVWSDTGGGGFIRERKVYVVQTAIKVLERCLLMTTDPGDLVFDPTCVRKGTGVWGSPTPALPVHGEGASLSPRLRGDHRGATSPRLLGDDSGATSPRLRGDDRGAAVIPIETIRPDDYVLGHGAQPHRVLRLIRKWYRGEMIGIRHEHSEQTLWLTADHKVLAHRRPHTLGGRLDWSAIPQPLRGRSKELRREMTPPERKLWQVLRKNQLGITFRRQHPIGPYIGDFYCREAALVVEVDGAAAHGTEEALAHDQARDAFMQSLGLKIIRIPAVDVERNLEAVWQYIGDVSSQQFSPETAEWIEAKELRKGDLVFFGAGRMPARIVEVITEFTEEEVYDLEVEGVHSFLTEVCAVHNCGSGTTAYVAEQWGRRWITCDTSRVALTLARQRLMTAMFDYYELAHLNEGVGSGFKYKTVPHVTLKSIANNPEIDGIYARMHPAVEQALAELNRALKGKPVKFKVTQGGRQGQFVDFAAPDSATLTMPSGQVVKVNGLLESEVPFEFPADWPKETRQAFESFHRARRAMREKIDEAIAQHAPQETLYDQPFVDRKKVRVTGPFTVEAVPAPAVKSIEESLTPTLSQGEREPTADASVARSGETLRQAEWRDELLKTGIRGRGRQSIRFVRLEPLAGCRWLHADGETSGNGATRAVVSFGPDHAPLEQRQVASALEEAQRLVPRPKLIIFAAFQFDPEAAKDIEETNWPGVTLLKVQMNADLLTEDLKKKRASNESFWLIGQPDVQVERITEGEHAGKVRVSVNGFDYYNTVTGNIESGGPERIAMWLLDTDYDGRSLFPRQVFFPMAGDDEGWAKLSRNLRAEIDPDLIEAYRGTVSLPFGPGEHKRIAVKIVDDRGIESLKVMNLR comes from the coding sequence ATGGCTCAGCAGAGGGGAAGCAGCCCGAAGAGACGGGTCGAGCAGTACAAGCATAAGGATAAGGAACGGCTGAACAACCCACCGGCGGGCCTGGTAACGCCGGAGACCGACCCCGATGCTGGGCAGAAGAAGACCTACGCCTACGATCCCCACCTCGATCCGCAGCTCGTATGGGCGGGCAAGGCCGAGCACACCTCGTTCGAGGTCCCAACCGTCTCCCTCCATGTTCACGAGCGCATTGACCCGTCCACGATCATCGAGGCGGTTCTGAAGAGGAATGGGGAACAGTACCAGCCGTCGCTCTTCGAGACACCGGAGGAGAACCCCCCGATCCGCCAGGCGGTGGAGTTCTACAAGCACGCCCACGGCTGGAGCAACCGCCTGGTCGCCGGTGATTCGTTGCTGGTGATGAACTCGCTCTTGGAAAAAGAGGGCATGGCGGGCAAGGTGCAGATGATCTATATCGACCCGCCCTACGGCATCAAGTACGGCTCCAACTTCCAGCCTTTCGTGAACAATCGCGATGTGAAGGACGGTAAGGACGAGGACCTGACCGCCGAGCCGGAGCAGATCCGCGCCTTCCGCGACACCTGGGAACTGGGCATCCACTCGTACCTTACCTACCTGCGTGATCGGCTGCTGCTAGCGCGGGAGCTCCTCACCGAGAGCGGCAGTATCTTCGTCCAGATCAGCGACGAGAACGTCCACCACGTCCGGGAGTTGATGGATGAGGTGTTTGGAAAAGACAATTTTGTCTCAGTCATTACAGTTGAAAAAACAAGTGGATTCACCGAAATATTAATCCCTTACGTCACTGATTTCCTTGTTTTGTATGCGAAGGATAAGAAAACCACAAAATACAATCAGCTTTATTCATCAAAAAAAATAGGTGGCGAAGGTGGTGTTGGATACACGAATATCGAATCTCCAGACGGGCGGGAAAGCCGACCACTGACGAAAGAAGAGATGGACGATCCGAGACGAATCCCAAAAGGATGGAGGCCGTTTTTCCTCGGTTCATTGGCAAGCCAAGGACAAAGCGCCAATACGACTGTTGAATTCGAGTTTAATGGAAAAAATTATTTTCCCGGACATGATCGACATTGGACAGTTTCATTAGAGGGATTGAAGAGATTAGCAGAAGTTGGACGAATTGCTGAACGAGGAAATGGAATTGCTTATGTGAGGTATTTAGACGATTACCCGGTACAACCAATAGTTAATGTCTGGAGTGATACTGGGGGTGGTGGCTTCATTCGAGAAAGAAAAGTTTATGTCGTTCAGACAGCAATTAAAGTCCTTGAGCGCTGTCTCCTCATGACCACCGACCCGGGTGACCTGGTCTTCGACCCGACGTGTGTGCGGAAGGGGACGGGGGTCTGGGGGAGCCCCACCCCGGCCCTCCCCGTACACGGGGAGGGAGCATCCTTGTCCCCCCGTTTACGGGGGGATCACAGGGGGGCTACTTCCCCCCGTTTACTGGGGGACGATAGTGGGGCTACTTCCCCCCGTTTACGGGGGGATGATAGGGGGGCTGCCGTAATCCCCATCGAAACCATCCGGCCTGATGACTACGTCCTGGGCCATGGTGCTCAACCCCACCGCGTCCTTCGGCTCATCCGAAAATGGTATCGTGGGGAAATGATCGGCATCCGCCATGAGCACAGTGAACAAACCCTGTGGCTTACCGCCGATCACAAAGTGCTGGCCCACCGACGTCCGCACACGCTCGGTGGCCGCTTAGATTGGTCGGCCATCCCTCAACCCCTTCGCGGCAGAAGTAAAGAACTCCGCCGAGAAATGACCCCGCCCGAGCGAAAATTATGGCAGGTGCTGAGGAAGAACCAACTGGGTATCACTTTTCGTCGTCAGCATCCCATCGGGCCATATATTGGCGATTTCTACTGCCGCGAGGCTGCCCTTGTGGTGGAGGTAGATGGCGCCGCCGCCCACGGTACTGAGGAAGCGCTTGCCCATGATCAGGCGCGCGACGCCTTCATGCAGTCATTGGGGCTGAAAATAATTCGCATTCCTGCGGTGGACGTGGAACGCAACCTCGAAGCCGTCTGGCAATATATCGGCGACGTATCCAGTCAGCAATTCTCGCCCGAGACGGCGGAATGGATAGAGGCGAAAGAGCTTCGGAAAGGTGATCTGGTCTTTTTCGGCGCGGGTCGTATGCCGGCTCGAATCGTCGAAGTCATTACAGAATTCACAGAGGAAGAGGTCTATGACCTGGAAGTCGAAGGTGTCCACTCTTTCCTGACAGAAGTCTGTGCTGTCCACAACTGCGGTTCCGGCACCACGGCCTATGTGGCCGAGCAGTGGGGCCGGCGCTGGATCACCTGCGACACCTCGCGCGTGGCGCTCACCCTTGCCCGCCAGCGCTTGATGACCGCCATGTTCGACTATTACGAGCTGGCCCATCTCAACGAGGGCGTGGGGAGCGGCTTCAAGTACAAGACCGTCCCGCATGTGACCCTCAAATCCATCGCCAACAACCCGGAGATCGACGGCATCTACGCCCGGATGCATCCCGCAGTCGAACAGGCGCTTGCCGAACTCAATCGTGCGCTCAAAGGCAAGCCAGTCAAGTTCAAAGTGACCCAGGGTGGGCGTCAGGGGCAATTCGTGGACTTTGCCGCTCCCGATAGTGCTACCCTCACGATGCCAAGCGGTCAGGTGGTCAAGGTCAACGGACTGTTGGAATCTGAGGTGCCCTTTGAGTTTCCCGCCGATTGGCCGAAGGAGACGAGGCAGGCCTTCGAGAGCTTCCATCGGGCGCGCCGGGCGATGCGGGAGAAGATCGACGAGGCGATCGCCCAGCACGCGCCGCAGGAGACGCTCTACGACCAGCCCTTTGTGGACCGGAAGAAGGTGCGTGTGACCGGCCCGTTCACGGTCGAGGCGGTACCTGCACCGGCGGTCAAATCCATTGAGGAAAGTCTCACCCCGACCCTCTCCCAGGGGGAAAGGGAGCCTACGGCCGACGCGTCCGTTGCCCGTTCCGGCGAGACCCTTCGCCAGGCAGAATGGCGCGACGAGCTTCTCAAGACAGGCATCCGCGGCAGGGGAAGACAGTCCATCCGCTTCGTCCGTCTGGAACCGCTGGCGGGTTGTCGCTGGCTCCATGCCGATGGGGAGACAAGCGGCAACGGCGCCACCCGTGCAGTCGTGTCCTTCGGACCGGATCATGCTCCCCTGGAACAGCGCCAGGTGGCAAGTGCCCTCGAAGAGGCCCAGAGGCTTGTTCCCCGGCCCAAGCTCATCATCTTCGCCGCGTTCCAGTTCGATCCCGAGGCGGCGAAGGACATCGAGGAGACCAACTGGCCTGGGGTGACGCTCCTCAAGGTGCAGATGAACGCGGATCTTCTGACGGAGGATCTGAAGAAGAAGCGGGCATCGAACGAATCGTTCTGGCTCATCGGCCAGCCGGACGTGCAGGTGGAGCGGATCACCGAAGGAGAACACGCAGGCAAGGTGCGCGTCTCGGTGAACGGGTTCGACTACTACAACACGGTGACCGGCAACATCGAGTCAGGAGGGCCGGAACGGATCGCGATGTGGCTTCTCGACACGGACTACGATGGCCGGAGCCTGTTCCCCCGCCAGGTCTTCTTCCCGATGGCCGGCGACGACGAGGGCTGGGCGAAGCTCTCCCGCAACCTCCGGGCGGAGATTGACCCCGACCTCATCGAAGCCTACCGGGGGACAGTCTCACTCCCGTTCGGGCCCGGGGAGCACAAGCGCATCGCGGTCAAGATCGTGGACGATCGGGGCATCGAGAGCCTGAAGGTGATGAATCTCAGGTGA
- a CDS encoding ATP-dependent nuclease: MLTKLTIRNFKLFENVEIELGERVVLIGPNNAGKTSALQALALWDVGTKRWLEKRGGGAVPEKRPGVTINRRDLVAVPVPVANLLWRDLHVREGSRAQGKTRTQNVLIEIAVEGVDQGKTWACGLEFDYANEESFYCRPPRATDGQRLDVPSHLAELRLAYLPSMSGLSPREDRLELGTINVRLGEGRTAEVLRNLCWQALQSENGDRKWQRIAERIEALFGARLNEPRYIKERGEVVMDYRTREGITLDLSASGRGQQQTLLLLAHMAVNPGAVLLLDEPDAHLEILRQRQIYQVLSEQAEDTGSQIIAASHSEVFLNEAADRDIVIAFVGKPHRIDNRGSQVLKALRDIGFEHYYLAEETGWVLYLEGSTDLAMLRAFASALKHPAQQFLDRPFVHYVGNQSREVRKHFHALREAKPDLVGIAIYDRLDENLPDDPRLVQRMWTRRELENYLCQRETLLAYAEEQGRRQQGDLFGVAWRTAMEEAIRQVEGALRRSDKDPWSTDIKASDEFLEPLFKQFYERLGLPNLMSKTDYHALAAFVPANAIDREIGQALDAIVAVAGAAKPRGTA; this comes from the coding sequence ATGCTGACCAAGCTCACAATACGCAATTTCAAGCTGTTTGAGAACGTCGAGATCGAACTCGGCGAACGCGTCGTGCTCATCGGCCCCAACAACGCCGGCAAGACCTCGGCATTGCAGGCGCTCGCCCTGTGGGACGTGGGGACGAAACGCTGGCTGGAAAAGCGCGGCGGCGGCGCGGTGCCCGAGAAACGCCCGGGCGTGACCATCAACCGGCGCGACCTGGTCGCCGTGCCGGTGCCCGTGGCCAATCTGCTCTGGCGCGATCTGCACGTCCGCGAGGGCAGCCGTGCGCAAGGCAAGACCCGCACGCAGAACGTGCTCATCGAGATCGCCGTCGAAGGCGTGGACCAGGGGAAAACGTGGGCGTGCGGGCTGGAGTTCGATTACGCCAACGAAGAGTCCTTCTACTGCCGGCCGCCGCGCGCCACGGATGGCCAGCGACTGGACGTGCCGTCGCATCTTGCCGAGCTTCGCCTGGCCTACCTACCGTCGATGTCCGGCCTTTCGCCCCGCGAAGACCGGCTGGAGCTGGGCACGATCAACGTGCGGCTCGGGGAGGGGCGCACGGCAGAGGTGTTGCGCAATCTGTGCTGGCAGGCGCTCCAATCGGAGAACGGCGATCGGAAGTGGCAGCGGATCGCTGAGCGGATCGAGGCACTGTTTGGCGCGAGGCTCAACGAACCGCGTTACATCAAGGAGCGCGGCGAGGTGGTGATGGACTACCGCACGCGCGAGGGGATCACGCTCGATCTGTCGGCGAGCGGGCGCGGCCAGCAGCAGACGCTGCTCCTGCTCGCGCACATGGCCGTGAATCCGGGCGCGGTGCTACTGCTCGACGAACCCGACGCGCACCTGGAGATCCTGCGCCAGCGGCAGATTTACCAGGTGCTCAGCGAGCAGGCAGAGGATACAGGCAGCCAGATCATTGCCGCCAGCCACTCGGAAGTGTTCCTTAACGAGGCGGCCGATCGTGACATCGTGATTGCCTTCGTCGGGAAGCCGCATCGGATCGATAACCGCGGCAGCCAAGTGCTCAAGGCGTTGCGTGACATCGGCTTTGAGCATTACTACCTCGCCGAAGAGACGGGCTGGGTGTTGTATCTCGAAGGCTCGACCGATCTTGCGATGCTCCGGGCCTTCGCTAGCGCATTGAAGCATCCGGCGCAGCAGTTTCTCGACCGGCCGTTCGTGCACTATGTCGGCAACCAATCGCGCGAGGTGCGAAAGCATTTCCACGCTTTGCGAGAGGCCAAGCCGGACCTTGTCGGCATTGCCATCTATGACCGACTGGATGAGAACTTGCCGGACGATCCGAGGCTTGTGCAACGGATGTGGACGCGGCGCGAGCTGGAGAATTATCTGTGTCAGCGGGAGACACTGCTCGCCTATGCCGAAGAGCAGGGGCGCAGACAGCAAGGCGACCTCTTCGGCGTGGCATGGCGGACGGCCATGGAGGAGGCCATCCGGCAGGTCGAAGGCGCCCTGCGGAGGTCGGACAAGGACCCGTGGAGCACCGACATCAAGGCGAGCGACGAATTCCTCGAGCCGTTGTTCAAGCAGTTCTACGAACGGCTTGGTCTGCCGAATCTCATGAGCAAGACCGATTACCACGCGCTGGCGGCTTTCGTGCCGGCGAACGCGATCGACCGGGAGATCGGGCAAGCGCTCGACGCCATCGTGGCTGTGGCGGGTGCTGCGAAACCGCGCGGGACCGCGTAA
- a CDS encoding glycoside hydrolase family 31 protein, translated as MNSRSGLGVFLVIGLSVATAGQALDVAIRDTPFAAVFTSGGKTVVEVVDANRSALYVNGWGGRASLVGPPRVVKDGDGTELTYRTSDGRTARVELRPAEEGAIQVRFSVAGKARWERLGITLRVSEDEGFYGLLERPVQGILHESFPPRDAGFNLRGQEVWLYVLPTHALYSPFFVSSRGWGLYVESSWPGIYRFGRDGRGRPTPTQVTIEYEGPELVVRIFGGATPLEVVEKYSRTVGTTVLPPEWVFGPWRWRDEVWNLPTFYDGTPARGPYNSMVVEDILMMDALGIPCSAYVLDRPWAGGTMGYGDLEFDPERFPNAEAMLAWLKGRGVQPVLWLGPWVLDARRAEAVTRGYHVRKRIPYPPRAALLDFTSSEAAAWWQGLLAPLLDLGIAGFKLDRGDEDVPDGLLFSGSYSDGTGYREGHNAYPLWFARAAHGALPDPADSLLLVRAGWVGTSTYAIAWGGDPASNEWGLRNSVLALQRAAAMGFPIWGSDTGGYTGRPSREVFARWLGFSAFCPLMEVGPTANLAPWSWPPDGTPARVDAQGYRFAPTYDEELVAIWILYARLHDDLRAYTYAQAVAAHERGTPIVRPLVFVHPDRPEYVDLWETYLYGPDLLVRPVWERGARSVTVHIPPREWRDLWTGETWEGPRTIAVEAPLHVIPAYVRVGSELDHLDLAARWVEAQKRARSQPDLSSLLPAHGW; from the coding sequence ATGAACTCACGGAGCGGACTCGGGGTCTTCCTCGTCATCGGCCTCAGCGTCGCAACCGCCGGTCAGGCGCTCGACGTGGCCATTCGCGATACTCCGTTCGCGGCCGTCTTCACCTCCGGTGGGAAAACGGTCGTCGAGGTTGTGGATGCGAACCGATCGGCGCTCTACGTGAACGGGTGGGGCGGCCGGGCGTCCCTCGTGGGCCCGCCCCGCGTGGTCAAGGACGGGGACGGGACCGAGCTCACCTACCGCACGTCCGACGGCCGCACGGCGCGCGTCGAGCTCCGGCCGGCCGAGGAAGGGGCGATCCAAGTGCGGTTCTCCGTCGCGGGGAAGGCACGCTGGGAGCGGCTCGGGATCACGCTCCGCGTATCGGAGGACGAGGGGTTCTACGGGCTCCTGGAACGCCCCGTCCAGGGGATCCTCCACGAGTCCTTCCCGCCCCGCGACGCGGGGTTCAACCTCCGTGGACAGGAGGTCTGGCTGTACGTCCTCCCCACCCATGCTCTCTACAGCCCGTTCTTCGTCTCCTCCCGGGGCTGGGGCCTGTACGTGGAGAGCTCGTGGCCGGGGATCTACCGGTTCGGCCGGGATGGGAGGGGACGGCCCACCCCCACCCAGGTCACGATCGAATACGAGGGTCCGGAGCTCGTGGTCCGCATCTTCGGCGGGGCAACGCCGCTTGAGGTGGTGGAGAAGTACAGCCGCACCGTGGGAACGACCGTGCTCCCCCCGGAATGGGTCTTCGGGCCATGGCGCTGGCGGGATGAGGTGTGGAACCTCCCCACGTTCTACGATGGGACCCCCGCCAGGGGGCCCTACAACTCGATGGTCGTCGAGGACATCTTGATGATGGACGCCCTGGGGATCCCATGCTCCGCCTACGTCCTCGACCGGCCGTGGGCCGGGGGGACGATGGGCTACGGGGATCTCGAGTTCGATCCTGAACGATTCCCGAACGCAGAAGCGATGCTCGCTTGGCTGAAGGGCCGCGGCGTGCAGCCGGTCTTGTGGCTCGGGCCGTGGGTCCTCGATGCGCGGCGGGCGGAGGCGGTGACGCGAGGATACCACGTGCGAAAGCGCATCCCGTACCCCCCGCGCGCGGCGCTCCTCGACTTCACCTCTTCCGAGGCCGCGGCGTGGTGGCAGGGGCTCCTCGCCCCGCTCCTCGACCTCGGGATCGCCGGGTTCAAGCTCGACCGGGGCGACGAGGATGTCCCCGACGGTCTCCTCTTCTCCGGCTCCTATTCCGATGGGACGGGCTACCGCGAGGGGCACAACGCCTACCCCCTGTGGTTCGCCCGCGCCGCCCACGGAGCGCTGCCCGACCCGGCTGACTCCCTCCTCCTCGTCCGCGCCGGCTGGGTCGGGACCTCAACCTACGCGATCGCGTGGGGTGGGGATCCGGCGTCGAACGAGTGGGGCCTGCGGAACTCGGTCCTCGCCCTCCAGCGGGCGGCGGCGATGGGCTTCCCGATCTGGGGCTCGGATACGGGCGGGTACACGGGCCGGCCGTCGCGGGAGGTCTTCGCACGCTGGCTTGGGTTCTCCGCGTTCTGCCCCCTGATGGAGGTCGGGCCAACGGCGAACCTCGCTCCGTGGAGCTGGCCCCCCGACGGCACCCCGGCGCGGGTGGATGCCCAAGGGTACCGGTTCGCCCCGACCTACGACGAGGAGCTCGTCGCGATCTGGATCCTCTACGCCCGGCTCCACGACGATCTCCGGGCCTACACCTATGCCCAGGCAGTGGCCGCCCACGAGCGGGGCACGCCGATCGTGCGGCCACTCGTGTTCGTTCATCCCGACCGGCCGGAGTACGTGGACCTCTGGGAGACGTACCTCTATGGACCCGATCTCCTCGTGCGCCCGGTGTGGGAACGCGGGGCAAGGTCGGTCACGGTCCACATCCCGCCTCGGGAGTGGCGCGACCTGTGGACGGGGGAGACGTGGGAGGGGCCACGGACCATCGCGGTCGAAGCCCCGCTCCACGTCATCCCGGCCTACGTTCGGGTGGGAAGCGAGCTTGACCACCTCGACCTTGCGGCCCGGTGGGTAGAGGCCCAAAAGCGGGCTCGGTCACAGCCTGACCTCAGCTCGCTCCTCCCGGCCCACGGGTGGTGA